The nucleotide window TAACGCTCGGACAAGAAAGGTGGGAGTGGTATTTAGTCTCGCGGGTCGGAATATTGCGATTGGTGTTGCACGAATTGTCTTGAAAAGAGATGGACGAAGAAAAAGCATTAAACAAGCTGTTTCATACGCTCGCAGCGCAACTGAGGGGAAAGGAGATCAAAAAGTTGATGACGTGTGTCAACCAATGGCGTGCACTCCATCTGCCCCTCACCACTCACGGCCTTAGCTCGGGGCTAAGACTGGCTGAAGATCATGACATCGCTTTGTGTCAGACAACCTCAGACTTGGACTCAGACTGATGGTTGATAGGGGAGATGAAGATGAATGGACTGATGTTTGTGGGCTGATAGCTCAGCTGTCATTGAGTCTACAAGTTGATGCATGTGGCATGCCGACAATGCATGTTAAACTGCCATTTTGCTTATCGCGATTATCCAAGATCAATGCAGCAATATTTTGAGAGTCGACGAGCCATCATCAACCATCTAACTATATCGTACTGATGGCACGAGACTTTCTAAAAGTTATGGAAGCGAAGAGCGCGCGAAAGCACGTGCAGCGGGAAAACAGGGTTCCGGCTCCAAGGCTGTTGGTGTTGGTCATAGCTCTCGCGCCCGACTTGACCGCGAACACCATCAAGCCAACGAAGCTGACGTGCACCAAGTCTCTTTCTGCAAATCTATCCATCCCTCTTTCGCGTTCAAGCACTTGTTACCGAATTCGTCTTGCACTGCAGGCAGGCGTGAATCGGTGACTCAGCAGGAGCACACAGCACCGCGCAAGTGGGTTGTGTCAACCATTGGCCAGGTACGTGGGCCGTCTCCTGCATCACCACCATTCATATCGCTTTCAACTGCCAAAACGTATTTCTCTCGGTGCTTTTTGCGCATCACAATAGTCATCGTGAACATTACTATTTCGCATCCAATATCCGCTATCAAACCTGCTCATCATGCCAACAACAGGCCTACCGATGATCAACATCGCCAAAGTGAGCGATTGGCTCACACAGAATGCTAATGAGCACATCTATCCACGGCTCTTGTGAGTTTTACTCGATCAGTGGTGCCATCACAGCTGACACGAGAAGTCTCATGTCCCCAAATGGCACATTATTAGCCTACTCAAAGCCTGTCCAGACTAAGGAGCTCCGCGATCAAGCTGCGCTCATTTCCATGGCTTGGAAAGAACACTGTACTGGGCGACAAAAGTTTCCTGCGCGGGCTGGGACTGCAACTGATCCTTCGCTCAGACCTGCGCTCAGGACGCTCACTATCGAAACCCAGGACTGCAACATCATAGTGCGTCTGCTTCAGCCAGAGTTACTGCTGGTCCTTATTGGCAGAATCGCCCCTAGCAAAAAGCAGACGTTCAAAATCTCTCCCGAGGGGCAAGGGGACCCTCGGTATCCGGAAACCGATTTCCCTAGTTCGCGACCTGGTTCCAGCTCCAAACCGCTGCTTCCGGGCGATGCGGCTAGTGACAATCTTGCGTCCGGCAATGGAGAGGGACTGGCTGTAAAGAACAAGGCGCCTTCACTATTTAGTAACATGAGCCAACGGGAGAAAGACATCAGAGGTGGTGCACTCCATGTCCAACGAAAGAAACTAGACGCCTTAGCCGAGTATGTCTTGAAGGATTTCGAAGACACCTCTTTCGTCATGCCAGCGGATGCGGACCTACAGTAGGACGGTGGAGATATCCTGCAGTCTAATGGTACGTGGGTCCTTACATCTAATAGTCATTCTCAGGTGACCTTGAGATCTTTTCAccgtcttcatcatcatTTCATCAGATCTCCGTTGAACCGTGCTGCTACAACTTACCTATGATATTGGTAAAATTTCGGGAATGTTTTGAACTGAACTGACGGTTTCGTCTAATCCAGAGCGCGAACCTCTTGAGTGCTCGCAGCCAAGAGGCCCATTTCTTCCTTTCAGGAAAATCTACAGCCTACGCAAAACCGTGGCCAACTTTAAATACGTCTTTACGAAGAACAGGATTATGCGGCCATGGTTCGTATGCGATCCACTCACAAGTGGGCCGATTTACTCATTGACTACCGCCCATCGCTGGTCAACTCTTCCTCTTTGTGTTGATATCAGAGAGCGGCAACCAGCCTACGCACAATCGGTAACGACGAAAGCGTGGTCTAACAACGGAAGCCTGACTTGCTATACACCATCTCCGCCGCTCACTCCACGCGATCTCTCGACACCATCCAGAATTGCGATCCCTACTGGTTCTACTGGAGCAAGACGTGCTCAAGTTCAGCTCACCCCGCAAAGAGATTCATCATGTCCCCACAGTCTATTCAGTGGACGTCCAAAAGCTTACTCACCACGCATCGCGGAAGCTTCGAAAGACTGTGACTGCGCTCCTGAGGATGGCGTGCATCAATTGCCCGAGGCTTAGTGATTAGCTTATCGCATCAATCAGTTTTCCCAACTTGCATGTATATCCTGTACATGACAGCTGTAGCTTCTCACTATAGTTTTTTCATACCCGTTCAATTTCTCTTGCTCTTTGTCGGAATGACTTGCTTTTCCTTGCTTTTCACTGTCAATCTTTCCATCTTACTTCCGCCTGCCTGCCAGTCTAATATATGCCCTGCAGTCTATCTTTTGATTATGGGATGTATGTATTGATATCTTTCTTTACGCTAGTTGTTTAATGCGCACCATAATTACATATTTCTTTCACTTCAGGTCAGGATCGTTTCACTCTGTAGACCAGGAGTTCCTTACCTTTACTGCTACGGAATCTGTTCAACAGGTTCAGCCACGACATAGGAAACAATTCGAGGATGTTCAGTATACTTGGACTGTATTTGACCAGATCGGAGATGGTAATAGCAGCCCattgatatctacgaacatTACGATCTCCATCGAGCCCTGCAGGACAAAGATCGCCATCCACAGTAAAACTCTACCACTAATACTTTCGGTTTCCTATCGTTGTGATGTCAGTACGTGCATGCGGCATGGCACAATCGCGATGTTGGTGATCAGCACACGGGCTCGCTCTTCTTGTCGTCATAACCTCGTGACGACGAAATCGACGACATTATCTCCGCAAACGATGCGATTGCATCACAGGAAGGAGCGCACCTGGGTAATGGCATATAGCCCCGAAACATATGGCTATTTTGGCACTTCCTCTTCGGTTCTTCTGGCTCAAAATCTCTTCGAACGTACTACCCTCATATACTCATCAATACTTCCGTCTCAAATCAGCAACCTACCTCAGTAACAGAAGATGGCTCTGAACGGTCCTCGTGAATCCGAGAAGCTCGACAAAACACTCGAGCAAACACCAGGTATACATATATTCCTAGGACCCATCGCTCCACCCGCCGCGCTCGGTCTCGCAGGCTTCGCAGGATCAACATGGATCACATCGTCCTACATCGCCAACTGGTGGGGCAGTCCGGAGAGTCCTACAATCTTCTTCCCGTTTGTAGGCTTATTCGGCGGACTGGCGCAGTTCATTGCCGGTCTATACGGGTTCAAAGCGAGGGATACGCTCGTGACTGATAAACACCATGTGGGGTAGTTTTTGGATTGGTATTGGGATTTTGTATGCTTTCGTGGTAAATTAAAGCCGAACGAGTAGTGATATGGAAATGGTACTTATGCTGCTTGTTGCAAATAGGCTGCTGGAGCTATACCAGCGCATTCGGTTTATACGCATTTCCCCGAGCTGGCTTCTTGCTTCGTCATCCTCTGCATAATTACCTGGTCTGGTGCTCTCGCGGCCACGGCGCGCGACATCGTCCTTTCGATGTGCCTCTTCTCCCTCGCCATCGGCAGCACTATTGCGTGTTGCATGTTTGCGTACAACGGCGCACCTTCCTCGGCCGCTGATACGAGAGTGCATCTGGTGACGGTCTCTCAGGTGGTGTCACTATGGGCATGAAGGCAGTGAGCTACTTTTGGATTTTCGCGGCCCTATGTGCTTGGTGGCGTGTTACTGTCTATTTGGTTGAGGAGGCGTATAGACCTGACCATACGATTACGAAGTTTTTCCCTGTTGGAAGGACGCCGATAGAGAGGAGAGCGCCGCTTGTTATTCCTGGTCTGGGCGAACCAGGTGTCAAGAGGGGTGTGCCAAAGCCGTTACTTGTTTAGATGGGCGGTGGTTGTCGCTAAGTGTGAAGTGGTATGCTATGTGGTGGTGTGAGTAAATGATCAGTGGTATCAATGTATTTTTACGTGAATATTCATATTGGTAATCAGAGGGTTATTGACGCAAAATACGATGGAATCATTGAATGCAAAGCCATCGTTTTCATTGAACTCATTGAAAAATGTTACTTGTATATCATGTTTTGAGGTGGTTGGATGTGCAGAAATGTGTGAGAAGGGTGCGCAAAGAATTCAGTTGGGCTATCAGATCTCCGATACCTACCCGTGATTTCCCCGCCATGATGTCGCGATCTCGGCTTGGCATTCCCTCAAGCACGCAATTCGCGCTAACACGCCTTTTCGTCGCGTCGAGGCGATATTCCGTCAATTTGCACTCTATCGCCCGAAAGACGTGCTTGTGTGAGCAGTAAGAGCCAATCATGGCTGATGTTAACGATTACGCCTTCCTCGGTCCTCAATCTGCCGATGTCGCTGGTAGTATACGGCACTTTTTGACTCCTAGGAGGCGACCAGTCCACTCCCCCAGTATCCTCCCACGGTGAAGCCTCGGAGAGACTGACTTCAGCTCTTACACACTATTTCTCTTATATCAACGAGAGCAACTTACATCCTTCATTGAAAGGTCAAGTTGCTGAGGCGCATATCTTGTTTACAAGATGCATTTCCAGCAAACAGAATCCGCTGGCCCTGGTGCCGAGCAGAACAACACCAAAACCTTCACAAAGAAATCGTCCAGTTTGCCATTCGGCCAGGACCTTTCCTACCAATCTATCAGCGGCCCCACCTACCTCACTGCGCAAACTCTCGTTCAGCAGGTCGCATATGCCCTCTCAGACAGGATATTTGCTTACTCCGCTGAGTCGTTCGACCTGGATGTAGCAGTCAAGTACTGGCAGGAACAAGGGGAGAAAAATGCCTTTGGCTACCAAACTGGAGTGTCTTCTTTGGAGACACGGACAGGTGCTGGAGCCATTGCATTAGGATACATGTTCTCCAAGGACTTCGACTTGAAGAAACGCCATATTCCTCAGTCAATTGTCGCCTCTTCGTCGACATTGAACTACCTCCGCGCCTCGCTCGATCAGTTATCCGCCCTATACTCGGTTGCAAACCCTCTTACCGCTCACATTGCTGCTGTCGACTACTCCGCAAACTCGAGCGCTGGTCTTGTCACCGACTATGTCTCCTCCCTCACACTCGCTGAAGACCTCGGTCTTGGTCTCGTCTGCAGCCCGTCGGTTTTCGAGGCGCAGCACATGGCTCTCTTTTCCACCTTGCTCTCGAGCGTTCTCCCCACAATTCACACATACGATGGAATAAGCGTAGGAAGGGAGACAGCTAGACTGGTCGACACACTGGACCAGACTAGGCTATATGACAACTACGAGGCGGTACTCAAGGCTGTCTCGGATGTGGACAAGAAGCACTCGGATACTGCTGGCCGCGTTCTGCGCTTGCTCCAGGCCTTCAACGACGAGCTCGGTGAGGACTACAAGCTCTTTGACTACTACGGTCATGAGGAGCCAGAGAGCGTGTTGGTGGTCTTTGGTACCGTCGAGGCATCTTTGACTGCCCAGGTTGCAACTGCCCTATCAAAGGACGGAGACAAGGTCGGCGTTATCAACGTTCGTGTCTACCGTCCCTTTGTAGAGGAGGCTTTCTTGGAAGCGCTCCCCAAGAGCACTCGCCGCATCGCTGTTCTGGGTCAGGTCAAGGATGAGGCTGCTGTGCTCGACCCTGCTGAGTACTCCAGACTCTACTCCGACGTTTTGGCGACGATTCAGTTTGCTTTCGACAGGGACGTCGAAGTGACTGACGTCAAGTACTCGCGCGAGCAGGTCTGGACACCCAGCAACTTCCTTGACGCTTTCCGTCAGATCCACGCAGAGAAGGCCGGAGCCGAAGTGCGCTCATACGTCGACATCTTGAACACTGCCGACGTCAAGCAATACTCTTTCTGGAACTTGGACGAGTCTCTAGCAGCAAATGCACCCGTCGTGATTGGAAAGCTCTTCTCCAACGACTCTTCAAAGAACGTATTCGTTCGCAGCGGCCATGACAACCTGGTTCAGGGCGGTGTTACTCGCACGGACATCCGCAATGCCGACTACACAATCGAAGCACCATATGCTGTAGAGCAGGCCGATGTCGCTTTCATTGGCGACTTGGCCATTCTCAAAGAGTTTGACGTGCTGAACAGTGTAAAGGCGGACGGCACCGTTATTGTCAAGCTTCCTGGCGTCAAGGATGAGGATATCGAGAAGAAGCTGTCGCCTGCTTTCCGCAAGACGCTCGTTGGCAAGGATATTGAGCTTTTCGTGCTTGACCCTGCTCTTTCCGAAGCCGTTGCTGAAGATGAATCTCTGGAATCCTACCTCACCCAGCTAGCCTTCCTGAAGATTGCCCGTGAGGATCTTCTGACCTCTGGTCTGTCCAAGCTTGCTGCTATCAACGGCGACTCTGAAGTGTTTGAGAAGCTTAGCAAGCAGCTTGAAAGCGCTCTCCGTCAAATAGATGTCCCTGCTGCCTGGGGCACTGAAGAAGAAGACTCTGAGCCTACTACTCTTCCCGCGgacatcaacatcaacagCTTTGCTCCGTTCAACCGTATTGAGCCCGAGCCTCCAACCCTGCTCAAGAACTGGGAGGTCGCAGCCAAGGGCTATGCCTTCAAGGAGGCTTTTGGAACCGCCAACCAGGTCCGTCCCGATCTTGGTGTCAAGACTAGCATCGTGCATGTCAAGGAGCGTCGCCGTCTTACCCCGCAAAATTACGATCGTAACATCTTCCACATAGAGTTCGACCTTGGCGACTCCGGTGTTACATACGCTATCGGTGAGGCTCTCGGTATTCATGCTGAGAATGACGAGAGGCAAGTCGACGAGTTCATCAAGTGGTACGGTCTCAACCCCAACGAGGTTGTGGAGGTGCCTTCCCGCGAGGACCCCAACGTGCTTGTGAACCGTACTGTCTACCAGTCTCTCATCCAGAACGTCGACATCTTCGGTCGCCCTCCCAAGAAGTTCTACGAAGCGCTCGCCGAATTCGCCGATAACGATGCTGAGAAGCAGGAGCTTCGTCAAATTAGCAGCCCAGAGGGTGCTACGGAGTTCAAGCGTCGCGCTGAGATGGACACCGTCACTTATGCTGACATCCTGCTTGACTTCCCATCTGCCCACCCAAGCTTCCACGATATTGTCCGTATCGTCAACCCCATGAAGCGCCGCGAATACTCTATCGCCTCAGCCCAACACGTAACCCCCAACTCTGTCTCCCTGCTCATCGTCACTGTCAACTGGGTCGACCCCAAGGGCCGCGACCGTTTCGGACAAGCAACCCGCTACCTCAACAGCCTCAAGGTCGGCTCTCCCGTTACCGTCTCTGTCAAGCCCTCGGTTATGAAGCTCCCCACCAAGACCACAGCGCCCATCATCATGGCAGGTCTCGGAACCGGTCTCGCCCCCTTCCGCGCCTTTGTCCAAGAGCGCGCCTACCAAAAGCAGCAAGGCCACGAAATCGGCGAGATCCTTCTCTACATGGGCTCCCGCCACCAGCGCGAAGAGTACCTATATGGCGAAGAATGGGAAGCCTACCAAGATGCCGGTATCATCACTCTTCTCGGTCGCGCCTTTTCTCGTGACCAGCCTCAGAAGATCTACATCCAGGATCGCATGAGGGAGTCGCTCAAGGATATCAGACGTAGTTATCTCGAGAAGGAGGGTAGTTTTTACCTTTGCGGTCCTACTTGGCCTGTGCCGGATGTTACCGAGGTGCTGCAGGAGGCGGTTGAAGTGGAGCATAAGGCTAAGAGCGCGGTTGGGGCGAAGAAGATTGATAGCAGAAAGGAGATTGAGAAGTTGAAGGATGAGGGGAGGTATGTGCTTGAGGTTTATTAGATGGGGTTGTTTAAGAAATAGAGATGCTGTAGTTGTTCGGTTAGTGTGGTGAATGCATGATTAGGTTTCATAGTTTGAGTTTTCTTTGCTGCTGTGTATTCGTTGCTATAGTCTCACGTCCGCAcagatgatgatgatgatgatgatgatgtaGTAGCTGAGCAGTGGTAGAGTTCAGGAAAAGCCCATCTGGGCTGACTGGTTCATGTAGGGCACTGGCAGTCTGTCTGGTACGCAGTGATGATGAAAAGCTTTTAGCAGTAATAACTCCCTACTTTTACTTTCTCCGGCTGCGGAGTAACCAGTCCCTTCTTTTCTTCACCAAACCTCTGACACCCTCACTAGCCCGCCACCAGCTAGTCGCAAATTGGCACTACGCCACCACAGTTGCTGGATCTGTGTGGCCCATTGTGGGAGCCTTCTTCTGTCAAAATCTTGAAAAGGTGTGTAAATTAGCCATTTGAATGCTTTTTTAATTTCATTTGAGCTCTCTAACGACCGGCCCTGACTGCTACTCGCCTATGGAACAGACAGTGCCGTTGTAGATGATATGTAGATGATAGTGCATAGTCTTTAGGACTGGGTAAAAATGTGTTTGTTTTACTGGCAGTCCCCAGCACGTCTGACTTGATTTTGTTATTTGCTTCAATTTTATTTCGATGTAACTAGCGATTGAGTCTGTAGGTTTCAATACAATCAAGTGTAGTATTTAGGAATCAGTAAGAACGAGTGTCTTTCATCGCCAGTTGTCAGCATGTCTGACATGAGACAAGTGTGAGAACGCTCGGTAGAGCTCCCATCAGAATCATGTATTCCATTGTTGCTCAGCTTGATGTCTCAGACTTGAGTTTGTTGTGTGTTTCAATTTTCTTTGATCGAGTGATTGCGTCTCGGACTTCAACTGTATACTTAAACTAGGTATATGGCACCTTGTACTTGGGTATTCCTGGCGGTATAGCATGTTCATCTCTTTGTGGTGCCAATGCGAGGCTCGTATACGATGAGATACTCCCGAAATTGCACGATCGTCGACGCTGTGTATTTCTTCCGTCATTTCTCGCAGGGTGCACAACATCTTCATCGCCCACCAGTGGATGCACAATTTCTATACGAGTTCGGGGCAAAGTTAAGCCATGCCATACCCAAAGATATTTTGATGTTAATGATTGATAAATACGAGAGATGCTAACAACGCTAGACCGGATGGAGGCTATTACTCGCATCTGAACAGTGCATCTACAAAGTCATTGATCCTATACTGGCTGTGATCATGCACAGGGGCGTTATTGTCAAGGTCGTACTCGCATAGGGGTAGTGTTCACTGGTTTTGGAATCTATCACTGTATTGCAATACGCCCGACTACCCCTGTAATGGTACTTCACGCAGGCATTATGTGTTTACTGCATTCGACCTGCTTTCTATATATTATCTACCTTTTCCCCATGAATATATCCATCACCTCAGGGTTTCAAACATCAACGACAACAAGATGAGTCAGCAAACCACCTCTCAAAATCGCCTGGAGCGATACAAGAGCCTTGGAAAGCATGTCTCGAGTTTTCTATACAACGAATGCGCCCAAGTCGTTGGACCGAAACGTTGGGAGAAGATGATTGGGTCTTCTTCCAGCACGAACCCCCAAAAACTTCCAATACGTATGTACAAGCCCGCCGCTGAACTATTGTACAAGCACTCATCCCCACAGATCTCCACTGTTCAAGCTGTGGTGAAAGATCTGAAGACAGTCATCCGCTTGCGGAAAGCACAGAGCGCCTTCTACCAGCATAAGCCGAACCAGACACCTGAGGATCTCAAGTCCCACAATGGCCACCAGTACTTCATCAGCGTGCTTGAAGAAGTATTGGATTCTATGGTTCAGCTGTCTGTGCGTCTTACGGTAGAAGCGTGTCTCAAGAAACAGCACAATCCCACTCCCGCCGTACCATCCACCGCTGAATCCGAATTGGAAGAGTCCATCCAGACATTCtaggagaaggagaaggcgGATAGTAGCAGCAGTGAAGAGACCTTGCGTCGCACTAAGGAAGACGAGCTGGAGGAAAACTACGGTTTCTACCTGGCATATTTCCAGATCGACTCTGAGGCTATCCGTTCTTTCTGCAAGTCATGCTGGCAAATGCACAAGAAGGGAGAGCTATCTTTGGAGATCGCCGCCATGATGACCAACACCGGTTACATTCTCCTTGAGGCGCGCATGTCCGAGCTTATCCTCGAGACTGAGACTATCCGCAAGAAGCTGACCAAGACCAAGGTTGGTGTTCTCCAAGACAGCGACCCCTTGTACCGCAtacacagtccgcaacaatcaattaagtgggtcctagaaggttcagattggattgattgattaccgctttaagcctagtagttacctataggagtttaagccctacctagataggtaagtgggtctaggagagtgaccggattgaattgattgttgcggagtctaacCGCATACACCAGCAATGGAAGTCGCAAATGGATGCTGGGAATCTTGGATATTCTGAGACGCACTTCGGCTTAGGACTGGACGTTATGCTCCAATACTGGGAAGAGAACAGCTAGACCCCAGGTATGGACCTCAGCATCTTGCTGGACGCAACGCCACTTGCTGACTTGATCGACGTAGATCAAGCTCCTATTCCTGAACGCGAAGAACAAAGCGCACGGCAGAAGTGGGACATCGCGGCATTTCTAGTCCGCGAGTTCTTGCGGACCGCAAAAGTACTGCCTCCAAAGGAGTCGCCGGAATGGAGAAGACTACCAGAGAGCAGAGGCGGTGACCGGCTCACCGTCTCAATGTGCCGCATGTTCCGCGAAGGCACTGTTGGAGATTGGCAGCCGCTTGGACTTGATCTGCTTGTGGATGCCATCAACATCCTTGGGCCCAAAGTTGACGAGCCTTGGAAGTCTTTCCGACAGACACATCGGAAGAGCCCCGTGAGCCGCGTGATCCCTTTCGTAACGCTCCTTCCTGACAGCTTGTCAGATTTCCGGTACCAGTTCACCAGTCCCGATGAGGATCTGATGGTGACTGCGATCGGAAAGTTGCGCTGGGCAGCCAAACGCAAGGCGAAGAAGCGAGGAAAGGGCGTTTCTGAATCTCCAATCAACACGGAGATACCAAAATTCTTCCTAAGCTCCAAGAATGTCGTCCAAACAGGCATTACTTCGTTTCTTCGCAAGTTTGGCACGAACGGGTTCCCGATAATCCACGATATGTACCAGATACGCAGTGCACTCGTGGAGGCAGGGCGACTACCTCAGAACGCAAAGTGGGGGCATCTCGACCATTTGGCAGAATCTGACGGCGAAGAGATTATTTTCGTGGGAACAGACGCGCCTAAATGGCTCTGCAAACGATCAGATCCCCTATTCGACATCGCACAAAGCTCTGCGTTCTTGCTGGAAACAGTGACGAAGGGGGAGATGGAAAAATACTTCTTCAGATCAGAAATCGGTAGCATCCTGGTAGCCATGACAGTTGCTGAAGACGACCCATTCATTGGACTGCGGCGTCTCCAGAACTGGATCATGGACGACAAGCTCATGGCATGGCTATGTCCAAAGGCCTCGCAGACCGCTGTCACCGAAGATTGTGATGAAAATCTCTCCATAGCATTCGAAAACCTCGACCTCGCCGCTACCCATGATTATGAGAGCAAAGCACCCCGGACAAAGGGCCAAGAAGCCTTTCGCAAGCGCGCCCTGGATGAACTCAAAGGGGACACGAACGAGGACGGGTACCTCACTCCAGCGGCGCAACTCCGGTGGCTCTTCCAGGTCATGCGGGATGACGAACAAAAATGCTTCATTGATCTATCTAAGCTACTTGGCGATTGCGAAGAGCTAGGTGAGAAGATTGATCAAAGTATGCTGGTGCCCATCCCAAAGACTTACCGAAACCACGGGAAGCAGCATTCTTCATTTTTGATGATGTGGCATGGCCTGCACGGAGCCCCGGAAATTGAGTCCCTGGTAAAAGAGGTCGCCAAGTTATTCCAAGAAAAGATGGAGTAGTCGCTTGCTAGAGGCTTCTGTGATGTGCTGAACTCAGATTCTTGTGGTAGGGTGATGGTGTATAGGTTTCCATGGTAAAGGAGGTCGTCAAGTTGTTCCaggaagagaagaagtagTCGCTGTCAAGATGCTTTCGCGCTGCGTTGAGATCAGACTCTTGTGGTAGGGTAATGGTGTATAGTTTCACTTCCAATAGCATTCAATGTAAGATTCTTTCCAACAGTTTTTTTCTCTCCTACTTTACTCCGTTTATTGAATATGGGTATTTTTCAGTGCTATATGATCACTCGGTATAGGATCCAGATTGTTCGAATAAACGATTAGTTACTAACTATCTAGAAACTATAAAAAAAGAGATATAATATTAAGCTTTTAATAATGCTATAGatgtcggcatacacacggtgtgtcgcctaataaggcccaatgtaccgcctcgatcctacttcggcccaactcggacccaacgctatgtataccttcgtagcccccacattcgtagaatcatcatacaccagaataccaatacacaagattaccttagctactgttattcaccgtacgatcgtacaaggccttccaacactgatcagtgattgcacggcagtcacagacagttaggttaagaagagatagattctttacccgcgcgttccctagattgcctatatcagcaaggcggagttatctatgctaagctcactgttagctatatcaggcgtcgttcgtggctagcgaccgaccgttacagccgtatcagaagcgttccaagacgccgtctatacacgcgccaaccgaccggttgagatttgacccgtgtacaacccacgaccaccgacgcatctctagcgaacgcagctagcgcaacaagcgtcaacaagaacacaatagcaggagagagaacatcatcggaaagagcaccggtagccaggacaccggcagtaggaatggcgagcagtagtagaagagtggtacccacactagaggcgctactagggaccacaaacataaaaccaagagaatggcatcacatcgatccagagatttgggaggacaacgttgaagctccagacgatgaggtagggattactacagcaacaacgtacattgcgcgtgcgattgcggactatacagatcgaccaacagcagatgaagaactcttttgggagttccgtcaggactttgaaggatggacagaggcaatgttcctacgtgcccagccaatatacacaaaggaactaaagcggatcctccgctttaagggagtgtatactggccgtattaatatggcacctagt belongs to Pyrenophora tritici-repentis strain M4 chromosome 10, whole genome shotgun sequence and includes:
- a CDS encoding CysJ, Sulfite reductase, alpha subunit (flavoprotein), whose amino-acid sequence is MHFQQTESAGPGAEQNNTKTFTKKSSSLPFGQDLSYQSISGPTYLTAQTLVQQVAYALSDRIFAYSAESFDLDVAVKYWQEQGEKNAFGYQTGVSSLETRTGAGAIALGYMFSKDFDLKKRHIPQSIVASSSTLNYLRASLDQLSALYSVANPLTAHIAAVDYSANSSAGLVTDYVSSLTLAEDLGLGLVCSPSVFEAQHMALFSTLLSSVLPTIHTYDGISVGRETARLVDTLDQTRLYDNYEAVLKAVSDVDKKHSDTAGRVLRLLQAFNDELGEDYKLFDYYGHEEPESVLVVFGTVEASLTAQVATALSKDGDKVGVINVRVYRPFVEEAFLEALPKSTRRIAVLGQVKDEAAVLDPAEYSRLYSDVLATIQFAFDRDVEVTDVKYSREQVWTPSNFLDAFRQIHAEKAGAEVRSYVDILNTADVKQYSFWNLDESLAANAPVVIGKLFSNDSSKNVFVRSGHDNLVQGGVTRTDIRNADYTIEAPYAVEQADVAFIGDLAILKEFDVLNSVKADGTVIVKLPGVKDEDIEKKLSPAFRKTLVGKDIELFVLDPALSEAVAEDESLESYLTQLAFLKIAREDLLTSGLSKLAAINGDSEVFEKLSKQLESALRQIDVPAAWGTEEEDSEPTTLPADININSFAPFNRIEPEPPTLLKNWEVAAKGYAFKEAFGTANQVRPDLGVKTSIVHVKERRRLTPQNYDRNIFHIEFDLGDSGVTYAIGEALGIHAENDERQVDEFIKWYGLNPNEVVEVPSREDPNVLVNRTVYQSLIQNVDIFGRPPKKFYEALAEFADNDAEKQELRQISSPEGATEFKRRAEMDTVTYADILLDFPSAHPSFHDIVRIVNPMKRREYSIASAQHVTPNSVSLLIVTVNWVDPKGRDRFGQATRYLNSLKVGSPVTVSVKPSVMKLPTKTTAPIIMAGLGTGLAPFRAFVQERAYQKQQGHEIGEILLYMGSRHQREEYLYGEEWEAYQDAGIITLLGRAFSRDQPQKIYIQDRMRESLKDIRRSYLEKEGSFYLCGPTWPVPDVTEVLQEAVEVEHKAKSAVGAKKIDSRKEIEKLKDEGRYVLEVY
- a CDS encoding Grp1-Fun34-YaaH domain containing protein; protein product: MALNGPRESEKLDKTLEQTPGIHIFLGPIAPPAALGLAGFAGSTWITSSYIANWWGSPESPTIFFPFVGLFGGLAQFIAGLYGFKARDTLVTDKHHVGASGDGLSGGVTMGMKAVSYFWIFAALCAWWRVTVYLVEEAYRPDHTITKFFPVGRTPIERRAPLVIPGLGEPGVKRGVPKPLLV